A stretch of Lathyrus oleraceus cultivar Zhongwan6 chromosome 6, CAAS_Psat_ZW6_1.0, whole genome shotgun sequence DNA encodes these proteins:
- the LOC127093987 gene encoding uncharacterized protein LOC127093987, which yields MAADNNLEAMVERIMVRNGVNFGLRRPNYTSPLSEYILQAEAPPRTKIPKFTKFYGDTTESIVEHVARYLIEAGDMSNNESLRIKKIPSFITKNAFTWFTTLPQSSIHTWNQLERMFHEQFYMGQTKISLKELASIKRKFTEPIDDYLNRFRLLKYRCFTQIPEHELVEMAVGGLDYSIRKKLDTQYLRDMAQLADRVRQLECLKEEKAMTNKGKRVAYVDFRNDDEGSCHGLSDFDDNEIDLAELTQRPPYACKILAPSNGKNPVKPEKSDKFPKKTYTFDVTKCDKFFDLDLVQKAIQEGRLKFRDKTRSQMKIDYDPLQVAKAHYTEPEEVNLIKVVQDFNMTEVIEDFVNGPVMVKVSEYFEQKPLNDFAQKAVGDITNKNVDAFDAEDAEMFKANDDH from the exons ATGGCAGCAGATAATAATCTAGAAGCCATGGTCGAGAGAATTATGGTTCGAAATGGGGTAAATTTCGGCCTTCGAAGGCCAAATTATACGTCACCTCTGTCAGAGTATATCTTGCAGGCAGAAGCGCCCCCTAGAAccaaaatccccaaattcactAAGTTTTATGGGGATACCACTGAATCTATCGTCGAGCATGTGGCTAGATATTTAATTGAGGCAGGAGATATGTCAAACAATGAGAGCCTTAGGATAAAAAAAATTCCAAGTTTTATCACAAAGAATGCTTTCACATGGTTCACCACCTTGCCCCAAAGTTCGATCCACACTTGGAACCAACTGGAAAGAATGTTCCATGAGCAGTTTTACATGGGACAAACGAAGATAAGTTTGAAGGAATTGGCTAGTATCAAGCGAAAGTTCACTgagccaattgatgactatctAAATAGGTTTCGATTGCTCAAATATAGGTGTTTTACACAAATACCAGAGCATGAACTGGTTGAAATGGCCGTTGGGGGCCTCGACTATTCGATTAGGAAGAAATTAGATACTCAATACCTGAGAGATATGGCCCAATTGGCTGATAGGGTTCGACAGTTGGAATGTTTGAAGGAAGAAAAGGCCATGACAAATAAAGGTAAAAGGGTAGCCTATGTCGATTTCAGAAATGATGATGAAGGTTCCTGTCATGGACTTTCAGACTTCGACGATAATGAGATCGACCTTGCTGAATTGACGCAACGACCACCATATGCGTGTAAAATTTTAGCACCTTCGAATGGGAAAAATCCTGTCAAACCAGAAAAGAGTGACAAATTTCCCAAGAAAACTTATACTTTCGACGTTACAAAATGTGACAAATTTTTCGACTT ggatcttgtgcaAAAAGCCATCCAGGAAGGAAGACTCAAATTCAGAGACAAAACACGGAGCCAGATGAAGATCGACTACGATCCTCTACAAGTAGCTAAGGCCCATTACACTGAACCTGAAGAAGTGAACCTTATTAAAGTCGTTCAAGATTTCAACATGACTGAAGTCATTGAGGACTTCGTCAATGGACCTGTTATGGTGAAGGTTTCTGAATACTTCGAGCAGAAGCCTCTTAATGATTTCGCTCAAAAGGCTGTGGGAGATATCACCAACAAAAATGTTGATGCCTTCGATGCTGAGGACGCTGAAATGTTCAAAGCTAATGATGATCACTAA